One Mycolicibacterium parafortuitum DNA segment encodes these proteins:
- a CDS encoding L,D-transpeptidase, whose protein sequence is MRQRNRRRLIALLTTAGVVAGLTLGAPSALAQPAPEPVPAPVPAPPADPVALPNPGAAPAAATSVDAAAPARDPFAIIPGTPMPIPEGTPAGQNPNPFVGQPPFVPPSFNPTNGSIVGAAKPIYINFQRPIANKQMAQDAVHISSNPPVPGRFYWVTDTQLRWRPQDFWPAGTVVTIDAAGTKSSFTVPEQLVATIDNDTKQMEVHRDGVLEKTFPVSMGKPGYDTRNGTYYVLEKFDEIVMDSSTYGVPVDDPSGEGYKLKVKDAVRIDNSGIFVHGAPWSEGAQGNSNVSHGCINLSAEDAAWFRKNFGSGDAVVIKNTDGPLYDLPDGASDWQMF, encoded by the coding sequence ATGCGGCAGCGAAACAGGAGACGGCTCATCGCCCTGCTGACGACAGCGGGCGTGGTCGCGGGACTGACGCTCGGCGCGCCGTCGGCACTGGCCCAGCCGGCGCCCGAACCCGTCCCGGCCCCGGTGCCCGCACCGCCGGCGGATCCGGTCGCGCTGCCGAACCCGGGCGCCGCACCCGCGGCGGCCACCTCCGTCGACGCGGCCGCCCCGGCCAGGGATCCGTTCGCGATCATCCCCGGCACCCCGATGCCGATCCCCGAGGGCACGCCGGCCGGACAGAACCCGAACCCGTTCGTCGGGCAGCCGCCGTTCGTGCCGCCGTCGTTCAACCCGACCAACGGTTCGATCGTCGGCGCGGCCAAGCCGATCTACATCAACTTCCAGCGTCCGATCGCCAACAAGCAGATGGCCCAGGACGCGGTCCACATCTCGTCGAACCCGCCGGTCCCCGGCCGGTTCTACTGGGTCACCGACACCCAGCTGCGCTGGCGTCCGCAGGACTTCTGGCCGGCGGGCACCGTCGTCACCATCGACGCCGCGGGCACCAAGTCGAGCTTCACCGTCCCCGAGCAGCTGGTCGCGACCATCGACAACGACACCAAGCAGATGGAGGTCCATCGCGACGGTGTGCTGGAGAAGACCTTCCCGGTGTCGATGGGCAAGCCCGGCTACGACACCAGGAACGGCACCTATTACGTGCTGGAGAAGTTCGACGAGATCGTGATGGACTCCTCGACGTACGGGGTTCCCGTCGACGACCCGTCCGGTGAGGGCTACAAGCTCAAGGTCAAGGACGCGGTCCGCATCGACAACAGCGGAATCTTCGTCCACGGCGCACCGTGGTCGGAAGGTGCGCAGGGCAACAGCAACGTCAGCCACGGATGCATCAACCTCAGCGCCGAGGATGCGGCGTGGTTCCGGAAGAACTTCGGCAGCGGCGACGCGGTGGTCATCAAGAACACCGACGGCCCCTTGTACGACCTGCCCGACGGTGCGTCCGATTGGCAGATGTTCTGA
- a CDS encoding thiamine-binding protein yields the protein MIVAFSISPSAGDDTGGVSAAVAEAVRVVRASGLPNETNAMFTNIEGEWDEVMAVVKQAVDAVAAVSPRVSLVLKADIRPGFTGQLTAKVQRIDAALSQ from the coding sequence ATGATCGTCGCGTTCAGCATCAGCCCATCCGCCGGAGACGACACCGGCGGTGTCAGTGCCGCGGTCGCCGAGGCCGTCCGGGTGGTCCGCGCGTCGGGCCTGCCCAACGAGACCAACGCGATGTTCACCAACATCGAGGGCGAATGGGACGAGGTGATGGCGGTGGTCAAGCAGGCCGTCGACGCGGTCGCGGCGGTGTCGCCGCGGGTGAGCCTGGTCCTCAAGGCCGATATCCGGCCCGGCTTCACCGGCCAGCTCACCGCGAAGGTGCAGCGCATCGATGCTGCGTTGTCTCAGTAG
- a CDS encoding DUF58 domain-containing protein, whose protein sequence is MPEVELRWRASALTQSAATCVAAAMVVAVVTGRWELVGFAAPLAGILCSLGWQRRAPTVTVHADPEFQRCFEDEPARVTVRAGTGDGTAVAVDCHPVPGMDLEPGDTGAVVARASRWGRYPIRAAVRVPGRGGLLEGHGTVDAAEVCVFPVAPSQSTGIPQSDLLDRLGTHLTRHTGPGVEFADIRPYVPGDQLRTVNWPVSARRGSLHVTERLTDRAADVVVLVDTYPQPPGPATRATERTARGAAQVVQSALRYGDRAGLVALGSRTTRWLGADIGRRQFYRILDTMLGAADTFEHATGTLAPRAAVPTGAIVIAFSTMLDTEFALALIDLRRRGHPVIAVDVLDGSPVEGDHDPLVHRMWAMQRSFMYRDMATVGVDIVRWPADATLDQAMALVPVHRSRR, encoded by the coding sequence ATGCCTGAAGTCGAACTGCGTTGGCGCGCTTCGGCGCTCACGCAGTCGGCTGCGACGTGTGTCGCGGCGGCGATGGTCGTCGCGGTGGTCACCGGGCGCTGGGAGCTCGTCGGCTTCGCCGCGCCGCTGGCCGGGATCCTGTGCTCGCTCGGATGGCAGCGCCGCGCTCCGACCGTCACCGTGCACGCCGACCCGGAATTTCAGCGCTGCTTCGAGGACGAACCCGCGCGGGTGACGGTGCGAGCCGGCACCGGCGACGGCACCGCGGTGGCGGTGGACTGTCACCCTGTGCCCGGGATGGACCTCGAACCCGGTGACACCGGTGCGGTGGTGGCACGTGCGTCGAGGTGGGGCCGGTATCCGATCCGGGCCGCGGTGCGGGTCCCCGGCCGCGGCGGACTGCTCGAAGGCCACGGCACCGTCGATGCCGCCGAGGTCTGCGTATTCCCGGTCGCGCCAAGCCAATCCACCGGGATCCCGCAGTCCGATCTGCTCGACCGGCTCGGCACACACCTGACCCGGCACACCGGTCCGGGCGTGGAGTTCGCCGACATCCGCCCTTACGTTCCCGGCGACCAGCTGCGCACGGTCAACTGGCCGGTCAGCGCCCGCCGCGGCAGCCTGCACGTCACCGAGCGGCTCACCGACCGGGCGGCCGACGTGGTGGTCCTCGTCGACACCTACCCGCAACCGCCCGGCCCGGCCACCCGGGCGACCGAACGCACCGCGCGCGGCGCCGCGCAGGTGGTGCAGAGCGCGCTGCGCTACGGCGACCGCGCCGGCCTGGTCGCCTTGGGCAGCCGCACCACCCGCTGGCTGGGCGCCGACATCGGCCGGCGCCAGTTCTACCGCATCCTCGACACCATGCTCGGCGCGGCAGACACGTTCGAGCACGCGACCGGCACCCTCGCGCCGCGCGCTGCGGTGCCGACCGGCGCGATCGTGATCGCGTTCTCGACGATGCTGGACACCGAGTTCGCGCTGGCGCTGATCGACCTACGCAGACGCGGACACCCGGTGATCGCGGTCGACGTCCTCGACGGCAGTCCGGTCGAGGGCGACCACGACCCGCTGGTGCACCGCATGTGGGCGATGCAGCGCTCCTTCATGTACCGCGATATGGCGACCGTCGGCGTGGACATCGTGCGCTGGCCGGCCGACGCGACGCTGGACCAGGCGATGGCACTGGTCCCGGTGCACCGGAGCCGCCGATGA
- a CDS encoding M13 family metallopeptidase, producing MTVEATSPTSLKSGIDLRYVDADARPQDDLFGHVNGRWLAEYQIPGDRATDGAFRTLYDRAEEQIRDLITEAADSGAADGTDEQRIGDLYASFMDEQTVRERGLAPLRDELAPVDDASSPADLAEALGGLQRTGIGGGTGVYVDTDSKNSTRYLLHLTQSGIGLPDESYFRDEQHAEILAAYPGHIAAMFALVFGGDPADHAGTAERIVALETKIAAAHWDVVKRRDADLTYNLRTFAEVVEQAPGFDWTRWLAGLGAGPDKAAEVVVRQPDFLTAFAGLWASEPLEDWKNWLRWRVIHARAGLLTDELVAEDFSFYGKRLSGTEEIRDRWKRGVSVVESLMGEALGRMYVDRYFPPQAKARMDELVANLREAYRVSINELDWMTPQTREKALAKLDKFTPKIGYPKKWRDYSALVIARDDLYGNYRRGYALEYDRELAKLGGPVDRDEWFMTPQTVNAYYNPGMNEIVFPAAILQPPFFDADADDAANYGGIGAVIGHEIGHGFDDQGAKYDGDGNLMDWWTDEDRAEFGKRTKALIEQYEQFTPRGLDPSHHVNGAFTVGENIGDLGGLSIALLAYRLSLKGKPAPVIDGLTGEQRVFFGWAQVWRTKSREAEAIRRLAVDPHSPPEFRCNGVIRNMDAFYDAFEVTEDDALYLEPERRVHIWN from the coding sequence GTGACGGTAGAAGCGACCTCTCCTACATCCCTGAAGTCCGGTATCGACCTGCGCTACGTCGACGCCGACGCCCGCCCGCAGGACGACTTGTTCGGTCACGTCAACGGCCGCTGGCTGGCCGAGTACCAGATCCCCGGTGACCGGGCCACCGACGGCGCGTTCCGCACGCTCTATGACCGTGCCGAGGAACAGATCCGCGATCTGATCACCGAGGCCGCCGACTCCGGTGCCGCCGACGGCACCGACGAGCAGCGGATAGGCGACCTGTACGCGAGCTTCATGGACGAGCAGACCGTCCGTGAGCGCGGACTGGCACCGCTGCGCGACGAGCTGGCGCCCGTCGACGACGCGTCCTCGCCCGCCGACCTGGCCGAGGCCCTCGGTGGCCTGCAGCGCACCGGAATCGGCGGCGGCACCGGTGTCTACGTTGACACCGACTCGAAGAACTCCACCCGCTATCTGCTGCACCTGACGCAGTCCGGGATCGGGCTGCCCGACGAGTCCTACTTCCGCGACGAGCAGCACGCGGAGATCCTGGCCGCCTACCCCGGCCACATCGCGGCGATGTTCGCGCTGGTCTTCGGCGGGGATCCGGCGGACCATGCGGGGACCGCCGAGCGGATCGTCGCGCTGGAGACCAAGATCGCGGCGGCGCACTGGGACGTGGTCAAACGCCGCGACGCGGACCTGACCTACAACCTGCGCACGTTCGCCGAAGTCGTCGAGCAGGCGCCGGGCTTCGACTGGACCCGGTGGCTGGCAGGTCTGGGTGCCGGCCCCGACAAGGCCGCCGAAGTGGTGGTGCGCCAACCTGATTTCTTGACCGCGTTCGCCGGCCTGTGGGCGAGCGAACCGCTGGAGGACTGGAAGAACTGGCTGCGGTGGCGCGTGATCCACGCGCGGGCGGGCCTGCTGACCGATGAGCTGGTCGCCGAGGACTTCTCGTTCTACGGCAAGCGGCTCTCGGGTACCGAGGAGATCCGGGACCGCTGGAAGCGCGGTGTGTCGGTGGTCGAGAGCCTGATGGGTGAGGCGCTGGGCCGGATGTACGTGGACCGGTACTTCCCACCGCAGGCGAAGGCCCGGATGGACGAGCTGGTGGCCAATCTGCGGGAGGCCTACCGGGTCAGCATCAACGAGCTGGACTGGATGACGCCGCAGACCCGGGAAAAGGCGCTGGCCAAGCTCGACAAGTTCACGCCGAAGATCGGTTATCCGAAGAAATGGCGCGACTATTCGGCGTTGGTGATCGCCCGCGACGACCTGTACGGCAACTACCGCCGCGGTTATGCGCTGGAGTATGACCGGGAGTTGGCCAAACTCGGCGGACCCGTGGACCGCGACGAGTGGTTCATGACTCCGCAGACGGTGAACGCGTACTACAACCCGGGGATGAACGAGATCGTGTTCCCCGCGGCGATCCTGCAGCCGCCGTTCTTCGACGCAGACGCCGACGACGCCGCCAACTACGGCGGGATCGGCGCGGTCATCGGCCACGAGATCGGGCACGGCTTCGACGACCAGGGCGCCAAGTACGACGGCGACGGAAACCTGATGGACTGGTGGACCGACGAGGACCGCGCCGAATTCGGCAAGCGGACAAAGGCTTTGATCGAGCAGTACGAACAGTTCACCCCGCGCGGGCTGGATCCCTCGCATCACGTCAACGGCGCGTTCACCGTCGGGGAGAACATCGGCGACCTCGGCGGGCTGTCCATCGCGCTGCTGGCCTACCGGCTGTCGCTGAAGGGCAAGCCGGCCCCGGTGATCGACGGATTGACCGGTGAGCAGCGGGTGTTCTTCGGCTGGGCGCAGGTGTGGCGAACGAAATCCCGTGAGGCCGAGGCGATCCGGCGACTGGCGGTGGACCCGCACTCACCGCCGGAGTTCCGGTGCAACGGGGTGATCCGCAACATGGACGCGTTCTACGACGCGTTCGAGGTCACCGAGGACGATGCGCTGTACCTCGAACCCGAACGCCGGGTGCACATCTGGAACTGA
- a CDS encoding AAA family ATPase — protein MSTPAVTTERCEAVLDEIGRAVVGKRAALNLILITVLARGHILVEDLPGLGKTLIAKSFAAALGLEFTRVQFTPDLLPADLLGSTIYDMQSGRFEFRRGPIFTNLLLGDEINRTPPKTQAALLEAMAERQVSIDGATHRLPEPFLVLATDNPIEYEGTYPLPEAQLDRFAIRLELKYLSQPEEATMLRRRLDRGSEPVPVRRVVDADELLHMQESVEQVSVHDDVVHYVVSLAAASRQHPQVAVGASPRAELDLVQLARARALLAGRDYVIPEDVKALAVPTMAHRISLRPEMWVRKVQGADVVEELLRRTPVPRAG, from the coding sequence GTGAGCACGCCGGCGGTGACCACCGAACGCTGCGAGGCGGTGCTCGACGAGATCGGCCGTGCCGTGGTCGGTAAACGCGCCGCGCTGAACCTGATCCTGATCACGGTGCTGGCCCGCGGCCACATCCTGGTCGAGGACCTGCCCGGCCTCGGCAAGACGCTGATCGCCAAATCCTTCGCCGCCGCACTGGGTCTGGAGTTCACCCGGGTGCAGTTCACCCCGGACCTGCTGCCCGCCGACCTGCTCGGTTCGACGATCTACGACATGCAGTCGGGCCGCTTCGAATTCCGCCGCGGACCGATTTTCACCAACCTGCTCCTCGGTGACGAGATCAACCGGACCCCGCCCAAGACCCAGGCGGCGCTGCTGGAGGCGATGGCCGAGCGTCAGGTCAGCATCGACGGGGCGACACACCGGCTGCCCGAGCCCTTCCTGGTGCTGGCCACCGACAATCCGATCGAGTACGAGGGCACCTACCCGCTGCCCGAGGCGCAGCTGGACCGATTCGCGATCCGCCTCGAGCTCAAATACCTGTCGCAGCCGGAGGAGGCGACGATGCTGCGCCGCAGGCTCGACCGCGGATCGGAACCGGTGCCGGTCCGGCGGGTCGTCGACGCCGACGAGCTGCTGCACATGCAGGAGTCCGTGGAGCAGGTCAGCGTGCACGACGACGTGGTGCACTACGTGGTCTCGCTGGCCGCGGCGAGCCGGCAGCACCCGCAGGTCGCCGTCGGGGCAAGCCCCCGCGCCGAACTCGACCTGGTGCAGCTGGCGCGTGCCCGCGCGCTGCTGGCAGGCAGGGACTACGTGATCCCCGAGGACGTCAAGGCGCTCGCCGTACCGACGATGGCGCACCGCATCAGCCTGCGGCCCGAGATGTGGGTGCGCAAGGTGCAGGGTGCCGACGTCGTCGAGGAGCTGTTGCGCCGCACCCCGGTGCCCAGGGCCGGGTAG
- a CDS encoding metal-sensitive transcriptional regulator, which produces MTDSSTTAPGEAHGYSAQKENYAKRLRRIEGQVRGIAKMIDEDKYCIDVLTQISAVNSALQSVALGLLDEHLGHCVSHAVAAGGAEAEEKLAEASAAIARLVRS; this is translated from the coding sequence GTGACCGACAGTTCCACCACCGCGCCCGGCGAGGCGCACGGCTACTCGGCGCAGAAGGAGAACTACGCCAAACGGCTGCGCCGCATCGAAGGCCAGGTCCGCGGGATCGCGAAGATGATCGACGAGGACAAGTACTGCATCGATGTGCTGACCCAGATCAGCGCGGTGAACAGCGCGTTGCAGTCGGTGGCGCTCGGTCTGCTCGACGAACATCTGGGACATTGCGTCAGCCACGCGGTCGCCGCCGGCGGCGCCGAGGCGGAGGAGAAGCTCGCCGAGGCCTCCGCGGCGATCGCGCGGCTCGTCCGTTCCTGA
- a CDS encoding thiol-disulfide oxidoreductase DCC family protein, with the protein MADVKTAPAPVLLYDGICGVCNGAVQTILRLDPHGSLRFAPLQGQFAEGVIDRHPNLSGVDSIVFVEDPGGPAEQVAIKTDAALRVAKYLGGPWHAFRAAAVIPEPLRDRLYDGFARVRYRVFGTHDTCPIPPPEVRARFLD; encoded by the coding sequence ATGGCCGATGTGAAGACCGCTCCCGCACCGGTGTTGCTCTACGACGGCATCTGTGGGGTCTGCAACGGCGCGGTGCAGACCATCCTGCGTCTCGACCCGCACGGCAGCCTGCGTTTCGCGCCGCTGCAGGGCCAGTTCGCCGAAGGGGTGATCGATCGCCACCCGAACTTGTCGGGCGTCGACTCGATCGTGTTCGTCGAGGACCCGGGCGGCCCCGCCGAACAGGTCGCGATCAAAACCGATGCGGCGCTTCGCGTCGCGAAGTACCTCGGCGGGCCCTGGCACGCGTTCCGCGCCGCGGCGGTGATCCCGGAACCGCTGCGCGACCGGCTCTACGACGGATTCGCCCGTGTCCGGTACCGCGTCTTCGGCACCCACGACACCTGCCCGATCCCGCCGCCGGAGGTACGCGCCCGCTTCCTGGACTGA
- a CDS encoding DUF305 domain-containing protein has product MTWIFVRLIAAVCAVLLVSGCGGGQNSGEESAGSPSPESPVITGNPAGYNSADITFATLMIKHHQQAIELAKLAGPRSANTEINGLADQIVATQQPEINILNVFLVQWDENPDIRTDGGGEAPEATGASVPGMVDDATMARLESLTGPEFDKLWLESMVGQHQGGVAIANDEIADGANVDAVSIARTIVAGLDPQIAQMKKMLEGMP; this is encoded by the coding sequence ATGACGTGGATCTTCGTCCGTCTGATCGCCGCGGTGTGCGCCGTGCTGCTGGTGTCCGGCTGTGGTGGCGGGCAGAACTCGGGGGAGGAGTCCGCCGGTTCGCCGAGCCCCGAGTCACCGGTCATCACCGGCAACCCGGCCGGCTACAACTCTGCCGACATCACCTTCGCCACCCTGATGATCAAACACCACCAGCAGGCGATCGAGCTGGCGAAACTGGCCGGGCCGCGGTCGGCGAACACCGAGATCAACGGTCTGGCCGATCAGATCGTCGCGACCCAGCAACCCGAGATCAACATCCTCAACGTGTTCCTGGTGCAGTGGGACGAGAACCCGGACATCCGCACCGACGGCGGCGGGGAAGCGCCGGAGGCGACGGGGGCGTCGGTCCCGGGGATGGTGGACGACGCGACGATGGCGCGGTTGGAGTCGCTGACCGGGCCGGAATTCGACAAACTATGGCTGGAGTCGATGGTCGGCCAGCACCAGGGAGGTGTCGCCATCGCCAACGACGAGATCGCCGACGGCGCCAACGTGGACGCGGTCTCGATCGCCAGGACGATCGTGGCCGGTCTGGACCCTCAGATCGCTCAGATGAAGAAGATGCTGGAGGGCATGCCGTGA
- a CDS encoding DUF4129 domain-containing protein has protein sequence MPDSESDTTESGDHRALTRAIAVVVLLTLAMVSLRGYLPGEQRRPDPEPVDGGSGTVAVIAMLTLSIAALAISILAQALRRSAAPAPADPHREMRARRGALPWRQLLIAAAVLVAWALVLLMLMRWASAPVDDAVAGDVPVPDDPSRPRDAAEPGRQRPTAPQGGNVFGILAVAAMVLLALSVTATLLRRRPREPVAPPVPDRRRPRPRVPGPDLARAAELGLAEMDDPDRDPREAIIACYLAMERELGKSPGTTPQDSDTPSEVLARAIHRQVLQAGHATRLVELFEEARFSPHVMDGGHRADAVAALQAVLVELRVSA, from the coding sequence ATGCCCGACAGCGAGTCCGATACGACCGAGTCCGGTGACCACAGGGCGCTGACGCGCGCGATCGCGGTGGTCGTACTGCTCACCCTCGCGATGGTCTCGCTGCGCGGATACCTGCCCGGCGAACAACGCCGCCCCGACCCCGAACCCGTCGATGGCGGCTCCGGCACCGTCGCGGTGATCGCGATGCTGACGCTGTCGATCGCGGCCCTTGCGATCTCGATCCTGGCGCAGGCCCTGCGACGGTCCGCCGCCCCGGCCCCTGCGGACCCCCACCGTGAGATGCGCGCGCGCCGCGGCGCCCTGCCGTGGCGCCAGCTGCTGATCGCCGCCGCCGTCCTGGTCGCGTGGGCGCTGGTGCTGCTGATGCTCATGCGCTGGGCTTCGGCGCCGGTCGACGACGCGGTGGCCGGCGACGTCCCGGTGCCCGACGACCCGTCACGCCCACGCGACGCCGCCGAACCGGGGCGGCAGCGACCGACTGCGCCGCAGGGCGGCAACGTGTTCGGCATCCTCGCCGTGGCGGCGATGGTGCTGCTGGCGCTGTCGGTGACCGCGACCCTGCTGCGGCGCCGGCCCCGGGAACCCGTCGCGCCGCCGGTCCCCGACCGCCGGCGGCCCCGCCCCCGGGTGCCGGGCCCGGATCTGGCCCGTGCCGCCGAGCTCGGCCTGGCCGAGATGGACGACCCCGACCGTGACCCGCGCGAGGCCATCATCGCGTGCTACCTGGCGATGGAACGGGAACTCGGGAAATCGCCCGGCACCACACCGCAGGACTCCGACACCCCGTCGGAGGTGTTGGCCCGCGCGATCCACCGCCAGGTGCTGCAGGCCGGGCACGCGACCCGGCTGGTCGAGCTGTTCGAGGAGGCGCGGTTCAGCCCGCACGTGATGGACGGCGGGCACCGCGCCGACGCGGTGGCCGCGCTGCAGGCCGTGCTCGTCGAGCTGCGGGTCTCGGCATGA
- a CDS encoding DUF222 domain-containing protein, translating to MFDGLFGIDPGASEEDLRMLVERCEQLKSKAAAAQARATALWAAKHAAAEQAAGIPQKRRGKGLASEIALARRDAPVKGNTHLGVAKALVLEMPYTLAALQAGALSEYRATLIVRESACLSLAHRRQLDAEMCADMRRLTGWGDSRVAGEAKQITARLDAAAVVERNNRAAGARCVTTRPAPNGMVYVTFLMPLSQGIGMYAALQRAATVTGDGRSARAGDDRHGL from the coding sequence ATGTTCGACGGGCTGTTCGGCATCGACCCGGGGGCATCCGAGGAGGACCTCCGGATGCTCGTCGAGCGCTGCGAACAGCTCAAGTCGAAGGCCGCCGCGGCCCAGGCCCGGGCAACGGCGCTGTGGGCCGCCAAGCACGCAGCCGCCGAACAGGCCGCCGGAATACCGCAGAAGCGGCGCGGAAAGGGCTTGGCGTCGGAGATCGCGCTGGCACGCCGCGACGCCCCAGTGAAGGGCAACACGCATCTCGGTGTCGCCAAGGCGCTGGTCCTCGAGATGCCATACACCCTCGCGGCGCTGCAGGCCGGCGCGTTGTCGGAGTATCGCGCCACGCTGATCGTGCGCGAATCGGCGTGTCTGTCCCTGGCGCACCGGCGACAGCTTGATGCCGAGATGTGCGCCGACATGAGGAGGCTGACGGGGTGGGGCGACAGCCGGGTGGCCGGTGAAGCCAAACAGATCACCGCCCGCCTGGACGCCGCGGCCGTGGTCGAGCGCAACAACAGAGCCGCCGGCGCTCGCTGTGTCACGACCCGGCCCGCCCCCAACGGCATGGTCTACGTGACGTTCCTGATGCCGCTGTCGCAGGGCATCGGCATGTACGCCGCACTCCAGCGCGCGGCCACCGTGACCGGCGACGGTCGCTCGGCGAGGGCAGGTGATGACCGACACGGCCTATGA
- a CDS encoding glycosyltransferase — protein sequence MLRIALIAHAHFPIREPFAGGIEAHVFHLTRALVARGHAVTLFAAPGTDLGCNDPALTIRELPRTEAASLPWPLPGAVKESHHRAFTGLMADLAAAEDSFDVVHNHSLNPVPVRAATRLRAPVLTTLHTPPFPMLEAAVGAVARTRLMFAAVSERSAASWAHVGIRRLTVVRNGIDVEDWPLGAGGDHLVWSGRIMPEKAPHLAIDAAQRAGRRLVLAGPVTDPDYFRLDIEPRLDDRVTYAGHLDREVLAVLIGGAAAALVTPVWDEPYGQVAAEAMACGTPVVAFATGGLPELVDERCGCLVPPGDVDAMADAVADAARLSRPLVRKVAVAEHGLAAMVDNYVTLYQALVAERGSY from the coding sequence TTGCTGCGCATCGCGTTGATCGCACACGCCCACTTCCCGATCCGGGAACCGTTCGCGGGCGGCATCGAGGCCCACGTCTTCCACCTGACCCGCGCCCTGGTGGCCCGCGGTCACGCGGTGACGCTGTTCGCCGCCCCGGGCACCGATCTCGGCTGCAATGATCCGGCGCTGACGATTCGAGAGCTGCCCCGCACCGAGGCCGCCTCGCTGCCGTGGCCGCTGCCCGGTGCGGTCAAGGAGTCCCACCACCGCGCGTTCACCGGGCTGATGGCCGACCTCGCCGCCGCCGAGGACTCGTTCGACGTCGTACACAACCACAGCCTCAACCCGGTCCCGGTGCGTGCGGCGACCCGGTTGCGCGCCCCGGTGCTGACCACCCTGCACACGCCGCCGTTTCCGATGTTGGAGGCCGCCGTCGGAGCGGTCGCGCGCACCCGGCTGATGTTCGCCGCGGTCAGCGAGCGGTCCGCGGCCTCGTGGGCGCACGTCGGCATCCGGCGGTTGACGGTGGTGCGCAACGGCATCGACGTCGAGGACTGGCCGCTCGGCGCGGGCGGAGACCACCTCGTGTGGTCGGGCCGGATCATGCCGGAGAAAGCCCCGCACCTGGCGATCGACGCGGCGCAGCGCGCCGGGCGCCGACTCGTGCTCGCAGGCCCGGTCACCGACCCCGACTACTTCCGGCTCGACATCGAACCGCGCCTCGACGACCGGGTCACCTATGCCGGGCACCTGGACCGCGAAGTACTGGCAGTGCTGATCGGGGGCGCCGCGGCCGCGTTGGTGACCCCGGTATGGGACGAGCCCTACGGTCAGGTTGCGGCGGAGGCGATGGCGTGCGGGACGCCCGTGGTCGCGTTCGCGACCGGCGGCCTGCCCGAACTGGTCGACGAGCGGTGCGGATGCCTGGTCCCGCCGGGCGACGTGGACGCGATGGCCGACGCCGTCGCCGACGCCGCACGGTTGTCCCGGCCGCTGGTGCGCAAGGTCGCGGTCGCCGAACACGGCCTGGCGGCGATGGTCGACAACTACGTCACGCTCTATCAGGCGCTGGTCGCCGAACGCGGCAGCTATTGA